The Oxyura jamaicensis isolate SHBP4307 breed ruddy duck chromosome 1 unlocalized genomic scaffold, BPBGC_Ojam_1.0 oxy1_random_OJ106548, whole genome shotgun sequence genome includes a window with the following:
- the LOC118156914 gene encoding protein Tob2-like, protein MHLEIKVALNFIISYLYNKLPRRRADLFGEELERLLKKKYEGHWYPEKPLKGSGYRCVHIGETVDPVVELAAKRSGLAVEDVRANVPEELSVWIDPFEVSYQIGEKGSVKVLYLDDSEGCQAAELDKEIKSSFNPDAQVFVPIGSQDNSLSNSPSPSFGQSPSPTFIPRSAQPITFTTATFAATKFGSTKMKKGGGAGGGGSGAGAAPQPRMVRSPTTNLLKHKGLSLSMHSLNFVGSAGSQAPQSQLSPNAKEFVYSGGSPGAGGLFFDGGAGESQASSIPPASQFGAGAGGTFDMAQVFGGSTNSLFLEKSPFVEGLSYNLNAMQYPSQSFQPVVLAN, encoded by the coding sequence ATGCATCTGGAGATTAAAGTTGCTCTTAACTTCATCATCTCATACCTGTACAACAAGCTTCCTCGGAGGCGGGCGGACCTGTTCGGTGAGGAGCTAGAGCGCctgctgaagaagaaatatgagGGTCACTGGTACCCGGAGAAGCCTCTGAAGGGATCGGGCTATCGCTGCGTCCACATCGGGGAGACGGTGGACCCGGTGGTGGAGCTGGCGGCCAAGCGCAGCGGGCTGGCGGTGGAGGATGTGCGCGCCAACGTGCCGGAGGAGCTGAGCGTCTGGATCGATCCTTTCGAGGTGTCCTACCAGATCGGCGAGAAGGGCTCCGTCAAGGTCCTCTACCTGGACGACAGCGAGGGCTGCCAAGCCGCGGAGCTGGACAAAGAAATCAAGAGCAGCTTCAACCCCGACGCCCAGGTGTTCGTCCCCATCGGCAGCCAGGACAACTCGCTGTCCAACTCCCCGTCCCCCTCCTTCGGCCAGTCGCCCAGCCCCACCTTCATCCCGCGCTCTGCGCAGCCCATCACCTTCACCACCGCCACGTTCGCCGCCACCAAGTTTGGCTCGACCAAGATGAAGAAGGGCGGAGGAGCcgggggagggggcagcggaGCGGGGGCCGCGCCGCAGCCGAGGATGGTCCGGTCTCCCACCACCAACCTGCTGAAGCACAAGGGCCTCTCCCTGTCCATGCACTCTCTGAACTTCGTCGGGAGCGCTGGGAGCCAAGCCCCGCAGTCGCAGCTCTCCCCCAACGCCAAGGAGTTCGTTTACAGCGGCGGCTCGCCGGGAGCCGGCGGCCTCTTCTTCGACGGCGGTGCCGGCGAGagccaggccagcagcatcccgCCGGCCTCGCAGTTCGGCGCCGGCGCGGGCGGCACCTTCGATATGGCTCAGGTCTTCGGCGGCAGCACCAACAGCCTCTTCTTGGAGAAGTCTCCCTTCGTGGAAGGACTCAGCTACAACCTGAACGCCATGCAGTACCCCAGCCAGTCGTTCCAGCCTGTCGTCCTGGCCAACTGA